The Papaver somniferum cultivar HN1 chromosome 3, ASM357369v1, whole genome shotgun sequence genome includes a region encoding these proteins:
- the LOC113361485 gene encoding non-specific lipid-transfer protein-like 1, producing the protein MANSTLKSVALLDQMKLHLATDAGKDLVKKIGLVYQINIAPKKMGIDEESFVVDLKKGEVTKGPCEGKPDAAFSFQDDDFLKVATGKMNPQIAFMRGKMKVKGSLSAAQKFTPDIFPKPSKM; encoded by the exons ATGGCGAATTCAACCCTAAAATCTGTTGCGTTACTTGatcagatgaagcttcatcttgcTACTGATGCTGGTAAAGATCTCGTTAAAAAGATCGGTCTCGTTTATCAAATCAACATCGCTCCTAAG AAAATGGGAATTGATGAAGAAAGCTTTGTTGTTGACTTGAAGAAAGGAGAAGTTACTAAAG GGCCATGTGAAGGAAAACCAGATGCTGCCTTTTCCTTCCAGGATGATGATTTTCTTAAGGTTGCCACTGGAAAAATGAACCCTCAAATTGCATTTATGAG GGGGAAAATGAAAGTTAAGGGTAGCTTGAGTGCTGCACAGAAGTTTACTCCTGACATTTTCCCAAAGCCTTCAAAAATGTAA